In a genomic window of Rhododendron vialii isolate Sample 1 chromosome 12a, ASM3025357v1:
- the LOC131311432 gene encoding pentatricopeptide repeat-containing protein At1g26460, mitochondrial, whose protein sequence is MASSIAILTKSRSIIKKILTHHHHHEYLVKSITTSSFLSQQPQLAEEQPHPSPPSPEQSPLPPNPASGSPLYNENWRNPIQPTSSSSASLIPLNFIHQESARIQALSQTLDLPAVKNVFADWTASQRWGDMKQLFEFWIRSLDGRSGKPNKPDVDLYNLYLRANVMMGASAGELLDLVARMEDYGIVPNTASFNLVLKAMHQARETSAAEKLIERMLQSGKESLPDDESYDLVIGMLFLTDQIDSALKYVDLTLKYGYILSVKVFTECVRSCVDKGRLDTLVSIIDRCKKMDQNKALCPTWNLCNYIADVAMQEDNTELAYFSLEFMAKWIAIGDKARPPVLLSVDEGLVVAALGTAGRTYNTKLLDGSWALLKRSLRQKKAPNPESYLAKIYAQASLGNLQKAFSTLHELETAYGSSTTEAEDNLFSPFTSLYPLVVACSKNGFVTLDSVYYQLENLSQADPPYKSVAALNCIILGCSNTWDVDRAYQTFEAISSTFGLIPNTHSYNALMNAFGKLKKTSEASSVFEHMISKGVKPNATTYSVLVDAHLVERDPKAALSVIDQMVNEGFEPSREMLKKVRRRCMREMNYTSDDKVGSLARQFKIRMGVENRRDLLFNLEYSTDYA, encoded by the exons ATGGCGTCGTCGATCGCAATCCTCACCAAATCACGATCCATCATCAAGAAAATCctaacccaccaccaccaccacgaatACCTCGTCAAATCCATCACCACCTCCTCATTCCTCTCTCAGCAACCCCAGCTGGCCGAAGAACAACCCCATCCATCGCCACCGTCACCGGAACAATCGCCGCTGCCCCCCAACCCGGCCTCGGGCAGCCCGCTCTACAACGAGAACTGGAGGAACCCGATCCAAccaacctcctcctcctctgcttCGCTCATCCCCCTCAACTTCATCCACCAGGAGTCGGCCCGTATCCAGGCCCTCTCGCAGACCCTGGACCTCCCGGCCGTCAAGAACGTGTTCGCGGACTGGACCGCGTCGCAGCGCTGGGGCGACATGAAGCAGCTGTTCGAGTTCTGGATCAGGTCGCTGGACGGCAGGTCTGGGAAGCCCAATAAGCCTGACGTGGACTTGTATAATCTTTATCTTAGGGCTAATGTTATGATGGGGGCGTCGGCTGGGGAGTTGTTGGATCTGGTGGCGCGGATGGAGGATTACGGGATTGTGCCCAACACGGCGTCGTTTAATTTGGTGTTGAAGGCTATGCACCAGGCCAGGGAGACCTCAGCCGCCGAGAAGTTGATCGAACG GATGCTGCAGTCCGGAAAAGAATCTCTTCCAGATGATGAGTCATATGACCTGGTTATTGGCATGCTGTTTTTGACAGACCAGATTGATTCTGCCCTAAAATATGTAGATTTGACTTTaaaatatggttatatattATCAGTGAAGGTGTTTACTGAATGTGTGCGAAGCTGTGTTGACAAGGGGAGGCTTGACACATTAGTATCAATTATTGATAGGTGCAAG AAAATGGATCAGAACAAAGCGCTTTGTCCAACCTGGAATCTGTGCAATTACATTGCAGATGTTGCAATGCAAGAAGATAATACTGAGTTAGCGTATTTTTCCCTGGAATTCATGGCAAAATGGATTGCAATTGGTGACAAGGCAAGGCCACCTGTTCTGCTCTCTGTAGATGAAGGACTGGTGGTAGCTGCACTAGGAACTGCTGGTAGAACGTATAACACGAAACTCCTTGACGGATCATGGGCTTTGCTTAAGCGCTCGTTGCGCCAAAAGAAGGCCCCCAACCCAGAATCTTACCTAGCAAAGATATATGCTCAAGCTTCATTGGGCAATCTTCAGAAGGCTTTTAGTACTCTGCATGAGCTTGAGACTGCTTATGGGAGTTCAACTACAGAAGCTGAAGACAATCTGTTCTCTCCATTTACTTCCTTATACCCCCTGGTTGTGGCATGCTCCAAGAACGGCTTTGTTACTTTGGATTCA GTATATTATCAACTGGAGAATCTTAGCCAAGCTGATCCTCCTTACAAGTCTGTTGCTGCGCTAAATTGTATAATTTTAGGTTGCAGTAACACATGGGATGTTGATCGGGCGTACCAGACTTTTGAAGCGATTAGTTCCACATTTGGGTTGATCCCTAATACTCATTCATACAATGCTCTGATGAATGCATTTGGAAAGCTCAAGAAG ACGTCTGAAGCTTCAAGTGTCTTTGAGCACATGATAAGTAAGGGTGTGAAACCAAATGCAACGACTTACTCTGTCCTTGTTGATGCTCATCTCGTTGAGCGAGATCCAAAAGCGGCTCTCTCTGTTATCGACCAGATG GTGAATGAAGGGTTTGAGCCGTCGAGGGAAATGCTGAAAAAGGTAAGAAGACGATGTATGCGAGAGATGAACTATACGAGTGATGACAAGGTGGGGTCGCTGGCCAGACAATTTAAAATTCGGATGGGTGTAGAGAATCGCCGGGACTTGTTGTTTAATCTTGAGTACAGCACTGATTATGCATGA